In a genomic window of Saccharothrix sp. HUAS TT1:
- a CDS encoding family 43 glycosylhydrolase, with protein sequence MTLDRRTLFRTGGALAVVGGLTASASAGAAQGDPEAAAAGGGGLPTRNPLVERRADPFITRPVDGMYYLTGSVPEYDRVVIRGASTLGGLTDARERTIWRRPASGKMGGYIWAPELHRIDGKWYVYFAAGDSDDPFRIRTYVLESAKDDPREGGWELKGRMVTSWETFTLDATTFEHRGKRYFLWAQHEPGIDTNTNLYIAEMASPLALKTAPVRIATPTLDWEVQGFRVNEGAAVLIRNGRVFVTFSASATDARYCMGLLTADENANLLDARSWTKTPTPVFTTNAATGQYGPGHNSFTTTGDRDVLVYHARDYRDITGDPLFDPNRHTRVQELHWNADGTPSFGVPVGEGGPVVRLSPADAPHLFVRHFEYKLRVDGNVRDLADSQFRFVPGFLGAGTVAVQSVNFPDRYARVDGTAVRVDPYEDTDAYGRAASFVRARGLADRDAVSLRLVADPEAYLAHDNGRLVVAKPGGDRRARERATFRPS encoded by the coding sequence GTGACCCTCGACCGCAGGACCCTGTTCCGCACCGGCGGCGCGCTGGCCGTGGTGGGCGGCCTGACCGCCTCCGCGTCGGCGGGCGCCGCGCAGGGCGACCCAGAGGCCGCGGCGGCCGGCGGCGGCGGGCTGCCCACCCGCAACCCGCTGGTCGAGCGGCGCGCCGACCCGTTCATCACCCGCCCGGTGGACGGCATGTACTACCTGACCGGCTCGGTGCCCGAGTACGACCGGGTGGTGATCCGGGGCGCGTCCACCCTCGGCGGCCTCACCGACGCCCGCGAGCGCACCATCTGGCGGCGGCCCGCGTCCGGGAAGATGGGCGGCTACATCTGGGCGCCGGAGCTGCACCGCATCGACGGCAAGTGGTACGTCTACTTCGCCGCCGGCGACTCGGACGACCCGTTCCGCATCCGCACCTACGTGCTGGAGTCGGCCAAGGACGACCCGCGCGAGGGCGGTTGGGAGCTGAAGGGCCGGATGGTGACGTCGTGGGAGACGTTCACCCTCGACGCGACGACGTTCGAGCACCGCGGCAAGCGGTACTTCCTGTGGGCGCAGCACGAGCCCGGCATCGACACCAACACCAACCTCTACATCGCCGAGATGGCCTCGCCGCTGGCCCTGAAGACGGCGCCGGTGCGCATCGCCACGCCCACGCTGGACTGGGAGGTGCAGGGCTTCCGGGTCAACGAGGGCGCGGCGGTGCTCATCCGCAACGGCCGGGTCTTCGTCACCTTCTCGGCCAGCGCCACCGACGCCCGCTACTGCATGGGGCTGCTCACCGCGGACGAGAACGCCAACCTGCTCGACGCGCGGTCGTGGACCAAGACGCCGACGCCGGTCTTCACCACGAACGCGGCGACCGGCCAGTACGGGCCGGGGCACAACTCGTTCACCACGACCGGCGACCGGGACGTGCTGGTCTACCACGCCCGCGACTACCGGGACATCACCGGCGACCCGCTGTTCGACCCCAACCGGCACACGCGGGTGCAGGAACTGCACTGGAACGCCGACGGCACGCCCAGCTTCGGCGTGCCCGTGGGCGAGGGCGGGCCGGTGGTGCGGCTGTCGCCCGCCGACGCGCCGCACCTGTTCGTCCGGCACTTCGAGTACAAGCTGCGGGTCGACGGCAACGTGCGCGACCTGGCCGACTCGCAGTTCCGGTTCGTGCCGGGCTTCCTCGGCGCGGGCACGGTCGCGGTGCAGTCGGTCAACTTCCCGGACCGCTACGCCCGGGTCGACGGCACGGCGGTCCGGGTCGACCCGTACGAGGACACCGACGCGTACGGCCGGGCCGCGTCGTTCGTCAGGGCGCGGGGCCTGGCCGACCGCGACGCGGTGTCGTTGCGGCTGGTCGCCGACCCGGAGGCGTACCTGGCGCACGACAACGGGCGGCTGGTGGTGGCCAAGCCCGGTGGCGACCGGCGCGCCCGGGAGCGTGCGACATTCCGGCCGAGTTGA
- a CDS encoding alpha-L-arabinofuranosidase C-terminal domain-containing protein, protein MSRAVMAAVLAASLLVAVPASGTASATDYTLTIDPTAKGAAIDDTMYGVFFEDINRAADGGLYAELVQNRSFEYSTADNAAYTPLTGWAPTGGTLDVVDDEGRLNDRNRNHLRLGLPAGVINSGYNSGVNVERGKRYDFSAWARTDQAAGTPLAVGLTDPAGKDLAPPVQVQVKGDGWTKYSGTFTARESSTTGRLLLNAGGTGTLRLDMVSLFPQDTFKGHGLRKDLAEKIAALDPGFVRFPGGCLVNTGSHAGYEAPNWERRRSFQWKDTIGPVEQRATNWNFWGYNQSYGLGYYEYFQFAEDVGAMPLPVVPALVTGCGQNRATDDPALLRRHVQDTLDLIEFANGPADSTWGRKRAEMGHPEPFGLTHLAVGNEENLADEFFARFTQFRTAIEAKHPEITVVGNSGPDDTGANFDRLWQLNRDAGVEMVDEHYYNSPSWFLENNDRYDSYDRNGPDVFLGEYASQDNRLANALAEAAFMTGLERNADVVKLASYAPLLSNEDYVQWKPDMIWFNNHASWGSASYEVQKLFMNNVGDHVVKSTASGTPWSPTPITGAIGLSSWATSVAYDDVKVTAADGRELFSDDFSGDAAEWTGNGTGNWGVAGGRYVQSDTAATNPLVTAGDPTWNNFTFSVRATKLSGSEGFLIPFAVNGSGNPFWWNLGGWNNTRSAVDGGNSSRVFHSDGTTIETGRTYDLRVEVRDRTVRLFVDGRVWAEFTDEGNRNPEPFRQVVTRDEATGELIVKVVNAQSRPASTEVDLGRGTWVLPTARATVLEGLPDDVNTEFTQPVKARQAQVRVSNSFTHTFPPNSVTFLRIKDRRR, encoded by the coding sequence ATGTCCCGCGCAGTGATGGCCGCGGTGCTCGCCGCGAGCCTGCTCGTCGCCGTGCCCGCCTCGGGCACGGCCTCGGCCACCGACTACACCCTCACCATCGACCCCACCGCCAAGGGCGCGGCGATCGACGACACGATGTACGGCGTCTTCTTCGAGGACATCAACCGCGCCGCCGACGGCGGCCTGTACGCGGAGCTGGTGCAGAACCGGTCGTTCGAGTACAGCACCGCCGACAACGCGGCCTACACGCCGCTCACCGGGTGGGCGCCGACCGGCGGCACGCTCGACGTGGTGGACGACGAGGGCCGGCTGAACGACCGCAACCGCAACCACCTGCGCCTCGGCCTGCCCGCCGGCGTGATCAACTCCGGCTACAACTCGGGCGTCAACGTGGAGAGGGGCAAGCGCTACGACTTCTCCGCCTGGGCCCGCACCGACCAGGCCGCGGGCACGCCGCTGGCCGTCGGCCTGACCGACCCGGCGGGCAAGGACCTCGCCCCGCCGGTGCAGGTCCAGGTCAAGGGGGACGGCTGGACCAAGTACTCCGGCACGTTCACCGCGCGCGAGTCGTCCACCACCGGCCGGCTGCTGCTGAACGCCGGTGGCACCGGCACGCTCCGGCTGGACATGGTGTCGCTGTTCCCGCAGGACACCTTCAAGGGCCACGGCCTGCGCAAGGACCTGGCGGAGAAGATCGCCGCCCTCGACCCCGGCTTCGTCCGCTTCCCCGGCGGCTGCCTGGTCAACACCGGCAGCCACGCGGGCTACGAGGCGCCGAACTGGGAGCGCCGCCGCTCGTTCCAGTGGAAGGACACCATCGGCCCGGTCGAGCAGCGGGCCACGAACTGGAACTTCTGGGGCTACAACCAGTCCTACGGCCTCGGCTACTACGAGTACTTCCAGTTCGCCGAGGACGTCGGCGCGATGCCGCTGCCCGTGGTGCCCGCCCTGGTCACCGGCTGCGGCCAGAACCGCGCCACCGACGACCCGGCGCTGCTCCGGCGGCACGTCCAGGACACGCTCGACCTGATCGAGTTCGCCAACGGCCCGGCCGACTCCACCTGGGGCCGCAAGCGGGCCGAGATGGGGCACCCGGAGCCCTTCGGGCTCACCCACCTCGCGGTCGGCAACGAGGAGAACCTGGCCGACGAGTTCTTCGCCCGCTTCACCCAGTTCCGCACCGCGATCGAAGCGAAGCACCCCGAGATCACCGTCGTGGGCAACTCCGGCCCGGACGACACCGGCGCCAACTTCGACCGGCTGTGGCAGCTCAACCGGGACGCCGGCGTCGAGATGGTGGACGAGCACTACTACAACAGCCCGAGCTGGTTCCTGGAGAACAACGACCGGTACGACAGCTACGACCGCAACGGGCCGGACGTGTTCCTGGGCGAGTACGCCTCGCAGGACAACCGGCTCGCCAACGCCCTGGCCGAGGCCGCGTTCATGACCGGCCTGGAGCGCAACGCCGACGTGGTCAAGCTCGCCTCCTACGCGCCGCTGCTGTCCAACGAGGACTACGTGCAGTGGAAGCCGGACATGATCTGGTTCAACAACCACGCGTCGTGGGGCTCGGCCTCCTACGAGGTGCAGAAGCTGTTCATGAACAACGTGGGCGACCACGTCGTCAAGAGCACCGCCTCCGGCACGCCGTGGAGCCCCACGCCGATCACCGGCGCCATCGGGCTCTCCTCCTGGGCCACGTCGGTGGCGTACGACGACGTGAAGGTCACCGCCGCCGACGGCCGCGAGCTGTTCTCGGACGACTTCTCCGGCGACGCGGCGGAGTGGACCGGCAACGGCACGGGGAACTGGGGCGTGGCCGGCGGGCGCTACGTGCAGTCCGACACCGCCGCGACCAACCCCCTGGTCACCGCCGGCGACCCGACCTGGAACAACTTCACGTTCAGCGTCAGGGCGACCAAGCTGTCCGGCAGCGAGGGATTCCTGATCCCGTTCGCGGTCAACGGCTCCGGCAACCCGTTCTGGTGGAACCTCGGCGGCTGGAACAACACCCGCTCCGCCGTGGACGGCGGCAACTCGTCCCGGGTGTTCCACTCCGACGGCACCACGATCGAGACCGGCCGCACGTACGACCTGCGGGTCGAGGTGCGCGACCGCACGGTCAGGCTGTTCGTCGACGGGCGGGTGTGGGCCGAGTTCACCGACGAGGGCAACCGCAACCCCGAGCCGTTCCGCCAGGTCGTCACCCGGGACGAGGCGACCGGCGAGCTGATCGTCAAGGTCGTCAACGCCCAGTCGCGCCCGGCGAGCACCGAGGTCGACCTCGGCCGGGGCACGTGGGTGCTGCCCACCGCGAGGGCCACCGTGCTGGAGGGCCTGCCCGACGACGTCAACACCGAGTTCACCCAGCCGGTCAAGGCCAGGCAGGCGCAGGTACGGGTGTCGAACTCGTTCACCCACACGTTCCCGCCGAACTCGGTCACGTTCCTGCGCATCAAGGACCGGCGGCGATGA
- a CDS encoding immunoglobulin-like domain-containing protein, with protein MPCSSAASRRAQDESDASMVTLRHRPRTSVATLVAALVATALSAPPASAADGLVLHYPLTETDGTVAVDTSGGGRNATVIGDATPGGSDGLRLGGVDGHVKLPDDVLRGLTEVSVSIQVRIAPDQAAPYFIYGLGNSSGAGGNGYLFTTGNAYRTSLATGNWSTEQTATAGRNLARGVWKTLTYTLSGGTAVLYEDGVEVARKTGVTTTPAMIGDGTTTANHIGRSVYSGDRHLKGAVRDFRLYDRALTAAEAHDLGFVPDDERGRRDLAAVDLGDTSAVTADLALPTTGPYGSTISWRSSDPAVVSAAGAVTRPAPGRPAATATLTASASGQDREFRVTVRPQPTDDEKVAEADAALVVWDEDDVRGNITLPTTGLHGTSITWRSTKPGTITTTGEVTRPAFGGKPVKVQLTAEIRAGRETTRKKFKVTVRPLPQRQDYEGYLFGYFTGEGTATGEQVHFAASRGNDALKWDELNGGKPVLTSSLGDRGVRDPFVIRSPEGDKFYLVATDLKINGNGNWDLVQRRGSRHVEVWESTDLVNWSEQRHVLVSPEAAGNTWAPEAYYDESIGAYVVFWASKLYAADDPQHTGNTHNRMLYATTRDFRTFSEPRVWVDPGYSVIDSTVVEHGDEYYRFTKDERNNTSTTPCGKFILAERSTELRDTSYDFVADCIGKGSIRQGEGPTIFKSNTEDRWYLFIDEFGGRGYVPFETTDLASGQWALVPDHQLPSRPRHGTVLPVTKAELDRVRAAFP; from the coding sequence ATGCCCTGTTCATCCGCGGCCTCGCGCCGCGCGCAAGACGAGAGCGACGCCTCAATGGTCACCCTTCGTCATCGCCCACGCACCTCCGTCGCGACGCTCGTCGCGGCACTGGTCGCGACGGCTTTGAGCGCACCGCCCGCATCCGCCGCCGACGGCCTCGTGCTGCACTACCCCCTCACCGAAACCGACGGCACGGTCGCCGTGGACACCTCGGGGGGTGGTCGCAACGCAACCGTTATCGGCGACGCCACTCCGGGCGGTTCCGACGGCCTCCGGCTCGGCGGTGTGGACGGTCACGTGAAGTTGCCGGACGACGTCCTGCGCGGGCTCACCGAGGTCAGTGTTTCGATTCAGGTCCGCATCGCGCCGGACCAGGCCGCGCCTTACTTCATCTACGGCCTGGGCAACTCCTCGGGCGCCGGCGGCAACGGCTACCTGTTCACCACCGGGAACGCCTACCGGACTTCCCTCGCCACCGGCAACTGGTCGACGGAGCAGACCGCGACCGCCGGCCGGAATCTCGCCAGGGGTGTTTGGAAAACGCTTACCTACACCCTTTCCGGCGGCACGGCCGTGCTTTACGAGGACGGGGTCGAGGTGGCCCGCAAGACCGGCGTCACCACCACCCCGGCGATGATCGGCGACGGCACGACGACCGCGAACCACATCGGCCGCTCGGTCTACAGCGGCGACCGCCACCTCAAGGGCGCGGTCCGCGACTTCCGCCTGTACGACCGGGCGCTCACCGCCGCCGAGGCGCACGACCTCGGCTTCGTGCCCGACGACGAGCGCGGCAGGCGCGACCTCGCGGCCGTCGACCTCGGCGACACCTCGGCCGTCACGGCGGACCTGGCGCTGCCGACCACCGGCCCGTACGGCTCCACCATCTCCTGGCGGTCCAGCGACCCCGCCGTCGTCTCCGCCGCCGGCGCCGTCACCCGGCCCGCGCCCGGTCGCCCCGCCGCCACCGCGACGCTCACCGCGTCCGCGTCCGGCCAGGACCGGGAGTTCCGGGTGACCGTGCGCCCGCAGCCGACCGACGACGAGAAGGTCGCCGAGGCCGACGCCGCGCTCGTGGTGTGGGACGAGGACGACGTCCGCGGCAACATCACCCTGCCGACCACCGGCCTGCACGGCACCTCGATCACCTGGCGGAGCACCAAGCCGGGGACGATCACCACCACCGGCGAGGTCACCCGGCCCGCGTTCGGCGGGAAGCCGGTGAAGGTGCAGCTCACCGCCGAGATCAGGGCCGGCCGCGAGACCACCCGCAAGAAGTTCAAGGTCACCGTGCGGCCCCTGCCGCAGCGGCAGGACTACGAGGGCTACCTGTTCGGCTACTTCACCGGCGAGGGCACGGCCACCGGCGAGCAGGTGCACTTCGCCGCCAGCCGGGGCAACGACGCGCTCAAGTGGGACGAGCTGAACGGCGGCAAGCCGGTGCTCACCTCGTCGCTCGGGGACAGGGGCGTGCGCGACCCGTTCGTCATCCGCTCGCCGGAGGGCGACAAGTTCTACCTGGTCGCCACCGACCTGAAGATCAACGGCAACGGGAACTGGGACCTGGTCCAGCGGCGGGGCAGCCGCCACGTCGAGGTGTGGGAGTCGACCGACCTGGTGAACTGGTCGGAGCAGCGGCACGTGCTCGTGTCGCCGGAGGCGGCGGGCAACACGTGGGCGCCCGAGGCGTACTACGACGAGTCGATCGGCGCCTACGTCGTGTTCTGGGCCTCGAAGCTCTACGCCGCCGACGACCCGCAGCACACCGGCAACACCCACAACCGGATGCTCTACGCGACCACGCGCGACTTCCGCACGTTCAGCGAGCCGCGGGTGTGGGTCGACCCGGGCTACTCGGTGATCGACTCGACCGTGGTCGAGCACGGCGACGAGTACTACCGGTTCACCAAGGACGAGCGGAACAACACCTCCACCACGCCGTGCGGCAAGTTCATCCTGGCCGAGAGGTCGACGGAGCTGCGCGACACCTCGTACGACTTCGTCGCCGACTGCATCGGCAAGGGCTCGATCCGCCAGGGCGAGGGCCCGACGATCTTCAAGTCGAACACCGAGGACCGCTGGTACCTGTTCATCGACGAGTTCGGCGGCCGCGGCTACGTGCCGTTCGAGACCACCGACCTCGCCTCCGGGCAGTGGGCGCTCGTGCCCGACCACCAGCTGCCCAGCCGACCGCGGCACGGCACCGTGCTGCCGGTCACCAAGGCCGAGCTGGACCGCGTCCGCGCCGCCTTCCCCTGA
- a CDS encoding ABC transporter substrate-binding protein: MLKKITTAAAAVLLAALTACGSGGSGDAGSSGDAGGDGKITMGFAQVGAESGWRTANTKSIQESAEKAGVDLKFSDAQQKQENQIKAIRSYIQQKVDVIAFSPVVETGWDTVLLEAKRANIPVILTDRAVDSDDTSLYKTFLGSDFVEEGKKAGEWLKANAAGAKTVVELQGTTGAAPAIDRKKGFEDAIAGSDLQIVASQTGDFTRSGGKQVMEAFLKSVPQIDVVYAHNDDMGLGAIEAIKAAGKVPGKDIKIITVDAVKDGMTALAAGEINFIVECNPLLGDQLMELAKKVVAGEEVPPRVVTEETTFTSEQAKTELPNRKY, from the coding sequence GTGTTGAAGAAGATCACGACCGCCGCCGCCGCGGTCCTGTTGGCCGCGTTGACCGCGTGCGGGTCCGGTGGGTCCGGGGACGCGGGGTCGTCGGGCGACGCCGGGGGCGACGGCAAGATCACCATGGGCTTCGCCCAGGTGGGCGCCGAGAGCGGCTGGCGCACCGCGAACACCAAGTCCATCCAGGAGTCGGCCGAGAAGGCCGGTGTCGACCTGAAGTTCTCCGACGCGCAGCAGAAGCAGGAGAACCAGATCAAGGCCATCCGGTCCTACATCCAGCAGAAGGTGGACGTCATCGCCTTCAGCCCGGTGGTGGAGACCGGTTGGGACACGGTGCTGCTGGAGGCCAAGCGCGCCAACATCCCGGTGATCCTCACCGACCGCGCGGTCGACTCCGACGACACGTCGCTGTACAAGACGTTCCTCGGGTCGGACTTCGTGGAGGAGGGCAAGAAGGCCGGCGAGTGGCTGAAGGCCAACGCGGCGGGCGCGAAGACCGTCGTCGAGCTGCAGGGCACGACGGGCGCGGCGCCGGCGATCGACCGCAAGAAGGGCTTCGAGGACGCCATCGCGGGCTCGGACCTGCAGATCGTGGCCTCGCAGACCGGTGACTTCACGCGGTCGGGCGGCAAGCAGGTCATGGAGGCGTTCCTGAAGTCCGTGCCGCAGATCGACGTGGTCTACGCGCACAACGACGACATGGGCCTGGGCGCGATCGAGGCCATCAAGGCCGCGGGCAAGGTGCCCGGCAAGGACATCAAGATCATCACCGTGGACGCGGTGAAGGACGGCATGACCGCGCTGGCCGCCGGTGAGATCAACTTCATCGTGGAGTGCAACCCGCTGCTGGGCGACCAGCTGATGGAGCTGGCCAAGAAGGTCGTCGCGGGCGAAGAGGTGCCGCCGCGGGTGGTGACCGAGGAGACCACGTTCACCTCGGAGCAGGCCAAGACCGAGCTGCCCAACCGCAAGTACTGA
- a CDS encoding sugar ABC transporter ATP-binding protein — protein sequence MRGISVEFPGVKALQEVDFRLFPGEVHALMGENGAGKSTLIKALTGVHRPAAGEIRFAGDPVSFHGPAQAQAAGISTVYQEVNLCANLTVAENILLGREPRKFGRIDGRAMRARAAELLARIGLRIDPGSVLESHPIAVQQLVAIARAVAVDARVLVLDEPTSSLDADEVAELFRIIRVLRDEGVAVLFVTHFLEQVYEVSDRITVLRNGRLVGEHLTAELSRIDLVSAMLGRELGLLEEIERRSGTPGEPLLVAEGLGRRGSVAPFDLEIRAGEVVGLAGLLGSGRTEVARLLFGADKADSGRVLVDGKPLRLTGPRVAIGAGVAFSSEDRKAEGIVADLSVRDNLILAMQAARGWARPVPRKLADELVAKYIELLDIRPADPDRAVGNLSGGNQQKVLLARWLVTRPRLLILDEPTRGIDVGAKAQIQKVVADLASEGMAVLFISAELEEVVRVSDRVVVMRDRHKVAELVGEVGVDDVMALIAGSDGDGVGAAAEKAVVS from the coding sequence ATGCGGGGCATCTCGGTGGAGTTCCCCGGGGTGAAGGCCCTGCAGGAGGTGGACTTCCGGCTGTTCCCGGGCGAGGTCCACGCCCTGATGGGCGAGAACGGAGCGGGCAAGTCGACGCTCATCAAGGCGCTGACCGGGGTGCACCGGCCGGCGGCGGGCGAGATCCGCTTCGCGGGCGACCCCGTGTCGTTCCACGGTCCCGCGCAGGCGCAGGCCGCCGGGATCAGCACCGTGTACCAGGAGGTCAACCTCTGCGCGAACCTGACCGTGGCGGAGAACATCCTGCTCGGGCGCGAGCCGCGCAAGTTCGGTCGCATCGACGGCAGGGCGATGCGGGCGCGGGCGGCGGAGCTGCTGGCGCGCATCGGCCTGCGCATCGACCCCGGCTCGGTGCTGGAGAGCCACCCGATCGCCGTGCAGCAGCTCGTCGCCATCGCGCGGGCGGTGGCGGTGGACGCGCGGGTGCTGGTGCTGGACGAGCCGACGTCGAGCCTGGACGCGGACGAGGTCGCGGAGCTGTTCCGGATCATCCGGGTGCTGCGCGACGAGGGCGTGGCGGTGCTGTTCGTGACGCACTTCCTGGAGCAGGTGTACGAGGTCTCCGACCGGATCACGGTGCTGCGCAACGGCCGGCTGGTCGGCGAGCACCTGACGGCCGAGTTGAGCCGGATCGACCTGGTGTCGGCGATGCTCGGCCGCGAGCTGGGCCTGCTGGAGGAGATCGAGCGCCGGTCCGGGACGCCCGGCGAGCCGCTGCTGGTGGCCGAGGGGCTGGGGCGCAGGGGTTCGGTGGCGCCGTTCGACCTGGAGATCAGGGCGGGCGAGGTGGTCGGGCTGGCCGGGCTGCTCGGCTCCGGTCGCACGGAGGTGGCGCGGCTGCTGTTCGGCGCGGACAAGGCCGATTCGGGGCGGGTGCTGGTCGACGGCAAGCCGTTGCGGCTGACCGGGCCGCGGGTCGCGATCGGGGCCGGTGTCGCGTTCTCGTCCGAGGACCGCAAGGCCGAGGGCATCGTGGCCGACCTGAGCGTGCGGGACAACCTGATCCTGGCGATGCAGGCCGCGCGCGGCTGGGCGCGGCCGGTGCCGCGCAAGCTGGCCGACGAGCTGGTGGCCAAGTACATCGAGCTGCTGGACATCCGGCCCGCCGACCCGGACCGCGCGGTCGGCAACCTGTCGGGCGGCAACCAGCAGAAGGTGCTGCTGGCGCGGTGGTTGGTGACGCGGCCCCGGCTGCTGATCCTGGACGAGCCGACGCGCGGCATCGACGTCGGGGCCAAGGCGCAGATCCAGAAGGTGGTCGCGGACCTGGCTTCGGAGGGCATGGCGGTGCTGTTCATCTCCGCCGAACTGGAGGAGGTGGTGCGCGTGTCCGACCGGGTGGTGGTGATGCGCGACCGGCACAAGGTGGCCGAGTTGGTCGGTGAGGTAGGGGTGGACGACGTGATGGCGCTCATCGCGGGCAGCGACGGCGACGGTGTGGGCGCTGCCGCGGAGAAGGCGGTGGTGTCGTGA
- a CDS encoding ABC transporter permease, with protein MKNRLLWPVLALVALLVLNVVVTPSFFSLRIQDGALFGSLVDILRNGAPTLLIALGMTLVIATRGIDLSVGAVAAIAGAVTCTYIASGGNAWVGMGIALALCAVLGLWNGFLVSVLGIQPIIATLVLMTAGRGIAMLITEGQIVTVDSPAYREIGAGFLVLPIAILISLAVLGLVALVTRRTALGLLIESVGVNPAASRLAGVRARTIIWTVYVFAALCAAVAGLMISSNVSAADANNAGLWIEMDAILAVVIGGTSLAGGRYSLTGTLLGALIIQTLTTTVYTIGIAPEITLVFKAIVVIAVCLMQAPVRIRVRGGGRGLGSGGGRGRARDRQGVPA; from the coding sequence GTGAAGAACCGGTTGCTGTGGCCGGTGCTGGCGCTGGTCGCGCTGCTCGTGCTGAACGTGGTGGTGACGCCGTCGTTCTTCTCGCTGCGGATCCAGGACGGGGCGCTGTTCGGCAGCCTGGTCGACATCCTGCGCAACGGCGCGCCCACGCTGCTGATCGCGCTGGGCATGACGCTGGTGATCGCGACCCGCGGCATCGACCTGTCGGTCGGCGCGGTGGCCGCCATCGCGGGCGCGGTGACGTGCACGTACATCGCGTCGGGCGGCAACGCGTGGGTCGGCATGGGCATCGCGCTGGCGCTGTGCGCGGTGCTGGGGCTGTGGAACGGGTTCCTGGTGTCGGTGCTGGGCATCCAGCCGATCATCGCGACGCTGGTGCTGATGACGGCGGGCCGCGGGATCGCGATGCTGATCACCGAGGGCCAGATCGTCACGGTGGACTCGCCGGCGTACCGGGAGATCGGCGCCGGGTTCCTGGTGCTGCCGATCGCGATCCTGATCAGCCTGGCGGTGCTGGGGCTGGTGGCGCTGGTGACCCGGCGGACCGCGCTGGGGCTGCTGATCGAGTCGGTCGGGGTGAACCCGGCGGCGTCGCGGCTGGCCGGCGTGCGGGCGCGGACGATCATCTGGACGGTGTACGTGTTCGCGGCGCTGTGCGCGGCCGTGGCCGGGTTGATGATCAGCTCGAACGTGAGCGCGGCGGACGCCAACAACGCCGGGTTGTGGATCGAGATGGACGCGATCCTGGCGGTGGTGATCGGCGGCACGTCGCTGGCCGGTGGGCGGTACTCGCTGACCGGCACGCTGCTCGGGGCGTTGATCATCCAGACGTTGACCACGACGGTGTACACGATCGGCATCGCGCCGGAGATCACGTTGGTGTTCAAGGCGATCGTGGTGATCGCGGTGTGCCTGATGCAGGCGCCGGTCCGGATTCGGGTTCGTGGCGGTGGCCGTGGCCTTGGTAGTGGCGGCGGTCGTGGTCGTGCTCGTGATAGGCAAGGGGTGCCCGCGTGA
- the yjfF gene encoding galactofuranose ABC transporter, permease protein YjfF has translation MSVPRRFLPVIATFVVFVATFGVGSVRYEGFASGQVVANLFIDNAFLIVLAVGMTFVILTGGIDLSVGSVVALSTMIAAAMLRAGWPAWLVVITVLAVGSGLGLAMGWIIHRFGVQPFIVTLAGMFLARGLCFVISVESVSIKDPVFRDLATGVVELPGGVTITYGVVIALVVVLAAVYVLHLTRFGRSVYAVGGSESSARLMGLATTRVKIGVYVISGFCSALGGLLFSLYMLSGYSLHAVGMELDAIAAVVVGGSLLSGGVGFVIGSVVGVLVLGTIQTLISFEGTLSSWWTKIVIGALLLAFIALQRIIVRRT, from the coding sequence GTGAGCGTGCCGCGGCGGTTCCTGCCGGTGATCGCGACGTTCGTGGTGTTCGTGGCGACGTTCGGCGTCGGGTCGGTGCGGTACGAGGGGTTCGCGTCCGGGCAGGTCGTGGCGAACCTGTTCATCGACAACGCGTTCCTGATCGTGCTGGCGGTCGGGATGACGTTCGTCATCCTGACCGGCGGGATCGACCTGTCGGTCGGGTCGGTGGTGGCGCTGTCCACCATGATCGCGGCGGCGATGCTGCGCGCCGGGTGGCCCGCGTGGCTCGTGGTGATCACCGTGCTCGCCGTGGGGTCGGGGTTGGGCCTGGCGATGGGGTGGATCATCCACCGGTTCGGCGTGCAGCCGTTCATCGTCACGCTGGCCGGGATGTTCCTGGCGCGCGGGCTGTGCTTCGTGATCAGCGTCGAGTCGGTGTCGATCAAGGACCCGGTGTTCCGGGACCTGGCGACCGGGGTGGTCGAGCTGCCCGGCGGGGTGACCATCACGTACGGCGTGGTGATCGCGCTGGTGGTCGTGCTGGCGGCGGTGTACGTGCTGCACCTGACCCGGTTCGGGCGGAGCGTGTACGCGGTGGGCGGCAGCGAGTCGTCGGCGCGGCTGATGGGGTTGGCGACGACGCGGGTGAAGATCGGCGTCTACGTGATCAGCGGGTTCTGCTCGGCGCTGGGCGGGCTGCTGTTCAGCCTGTACATGCTGTCCGGGTACAGCCTGCACGCGGTGGGGATGGAGCTGGACGCCATCGCCGCGGTGGTGGTCGGCGGGAGCCTGCTGTCGGGCGGTGTCGGGTTCGTGATCGGCTCCGTGGTGGGCGTGCTGGTGCTGGGCACCATCCAGACCCTGATCTCGTTCGAGGGCACGCTGTCCTCGTGGTGGACCAAGATCGTCATCGGCGCCCTGCTGCTGGCCTTCATCGCCCTCCAGCGAATCATCGTCCGCCGCACCTGA